In one Pseudomonas sp. SG20056 genomic region, the following are encoded:
- a CDS encoding non-ribosomal peptide synthetase, with amino-acid sequence MSTNIIGLLNQLARRGVQLSLNAQCQLVSQSNKDAITPELGQQIRANRDAIVSCLAAANAFAAPIQAQHAESGPLSSSQSGLWFIEQYEESSHLYNMPVYFRLTGELDVPALAFAFDALAQRHASLRTRFVRNAQGRGEQQILPHRPLQLDVEDLSALELPAREAQVAQRVREEINRPFDLTTGELTRVHLLRLGAREHVLLITQHHIISDGWSVKNMFADLKTAFLAFQNRQPLNWKAPALNYIDYANWFNSPLFRDYHEQFKPFWVERLRGIADVHSLPLDKPRPAHQASGGELVFSTIDNALWARFKQLCQRHNTSPFIGLHALFALLLARHSGERDIVIGTPLAYRERPDIEGLVGFFVNTLVLRTQLPERQSFSDYLQACRKDDLEAFDHQLYRFEALSEALGMDRHTAINPIFQIMLVYQARVDFNDLIPGCQAVEETSPVLPAKTDISVKVTELMDSVRVDWLYATALFEHATVERYAERLLLLLEAVVEQPEMDIWALPLLDQPLVQQTAARLAALPREYPNRRTALGLFEDMARLYPQRPALGFDEQAISYAELDARANRLAHWLLSEGCGPGALLGVLARRENAFAVAVMAIWKINAAYVPLDPAYPRERLQHILGDAGIELIVGQGQPPFALEAGVRWVDLQDASLQAQLDGMSLTTPALGHDPQQLAQVIYTSGSSGLPKGVMVEQGGLVNLLQDHAKRLQLGCEARMFNCMSLSFDAGNMCALLPLTQGASLVWGDPDEGLLEQLERSASSHMICPTALLATLPERALPALQAIGFGGEACPSGLIERWAGRVRLINMYGPTEATVTALCKHLLPGSSLTIGTPIDGMQALILDELGNLCPVGVPGELCLAGLGLARGYLNQPERTAAVFREHCVAGVTLRLYHSGDRARLLGNGDYEYLGRLDEQIKLRGYRIEPGEIETQLSLSCPALQQVKVLVLRDGQRQALVGYAALKPGAARPAVEAILHDVAQRLPEYMVPSSLVLLEQMPLTPNGKLDLRQLPKIDLAAGGEHTPPANPLEAEILAIWQAVLNQPLGVQSDFFQLGGDSILSIQLTTRLRDAGYPCSVKEVFEAKTVRRLCRVLGSKREDIAVQAEQGVLTGEFPLQPIQRWFFEQPLATPQHWNQGVLLRLPENVGVSQLRSYLQQLLQHHDALRLAVTESGQRYLENLPLGSPALLDYRELGETGLQLALTKLQSHFEPMLGRTLCWGLVENLPQGRGLFIACHHLVVDAVSWRILADDLARLHRGEALPAKTSSYRQWGQGLLAYVLQAGAQLRFWRERMAAMDYRIADDWVSVEPTQVHLLELESALTQQLSQHATQVFACEVRSLLLAALTRTLSEMGLGQRQWILLEGHGREAIDPSLDVSRTLGWFTSMYPLQLDDQADWGQLIAQCAEQLRQVPDNGVGYMPLRASLAEPNPLPLPPVALNYLGSARSGQGDWQPLPIAPGRPSAADNRSAELVSLHGGIFDGRLTLRQIGCLRGDLSEQLLQRLRQQLSELAELAVEVPA; translated from the coding sequence ATGAGCACTAATATTATCGGCCTGCTGAACCAGCTGGCCCGCCGGGGCGTGCAACTGAGTCTGAATGCCCAGTGCCAGCTGGTTTCCCAGTCGAACAAGGACGCCATCACCCCAGAGCTGGGCCAACAAATACGCGCTAACCGCGATGCCATCGTCAGCTGTTTGGCCGCCGCTAACGCCTTTGCCGCGCCGATCCAGGCGCAGCACGCCGAGAGCGGCCCGCTGTCGTCATCGCAGAGCGGTTTGTGGTTTATCGAGCAGTACGAGGAAAGCTCGCACCTGTACAACATGCCTGTCTATTTCCGCCTTACCGGCGAGCTAGATGTGCCGGCGCTGGCGTTTGCTTTCGATGCGCTGGCGCAGCGCCATGCCAGCCTGCGCACGCGCTTTGTGCGTAATGCCCAGGGCCGTGGCGAACAACAGATTTTGCCGCATCGGCCGCTGCAACTGGACGTTGAGGATTTGTCCGCGCTCGAGTTACCAGCCCGTGAAGCCCAAGTGGCGCAACGGGTGCGCGAGGAGATCAACCGGCCCTTCGACCTCACCACTGGCGAGCTGACCCGCGTGCACCTGCTGCGCCTTGGCGCGCGTGAGCACGTGTTGCTGATTACCCAGCACCACATCATCTCCGACGGCTGGTCGGTGAAGAATATGTTTGCCGATCTGAAGACTGCGTTTCTGGCCTTCCAGAATCGCCAGCCATTGAACTGGAAAGCGCCGGCGCTGAACTATATCGACTACGCCAACTGGTTCAATTCGCCGCTGTTCCGCGACTACCACGAGCAGTTCAAGCCGTTCTGGGTCGAGCGCCTGCGCGGTATTGCCGATGTGCACAGCCTACCGCTGGACAAACCGCGTCCGGCGCATCAGGCCAGTGGTGGCGAGCTGGTCTTTTCGACCATCGACAACGCGCTGTGGGCGCGTTTCAAACAGCTCTGTCAGCGCCACAACACTTCGCCCTTTATTGGCCTGCATGCTCTGTTCGCGCTGCTGCTGGCGCGCCACAGTGGTGAGCGCGACATTGTTATCGGCACGCCGCTGGCCTACCGTGAACGCCCGGATATCGAAGGGCTGGTGGGCTTTTTCGTCAACACCCTAGTGCTGCGCACCCAGCTGCCCGAGCGGCAGAGTTTTAGCGATTACCTGCAAGCTTGCCGCAAGGATGATCTGGAGGCCTTCGACCACCAGTTGTACCGTTTCGAGGCGCTTAGCGAGGCGTTGGGCATGGATCGCCACACGGCGATCAACCCGATCTTCCAGATCATGCTGGTGTACCAGGCACGCGTCGATTTCAACGACCTGATTCCCGGTTGCCAGGCGGTCGAGGAAACCTCGCCGGTGCTGCCGGCCAAGACCGATATCTCGGTCAAGGTCACCGAATTGATGGACTCGGTGCGGGTTGACTGGCTATACGCCACGGCGCTGTTCGAGCACGCCACGGTCGAACGTTATGCCGAACGCCTGTTACTGCTACTAGAGGCAGTGGTTGAACAACCCGAGATGGATATCTGGGCGCTGCCGCTGCTCGATCAGCCACTGGTGCAGCAAACCGCCGCGCGTCTGGCCGCGTTGCCTCGCGAATATCCTAATCGGCGCACGGCACTGGGCTTGTTCGAGGACATGGCGCGGCTTTATCCGCAGCGCCCAGCCCTGGGTTTTGACGAGCAGGCGATAAGCTATGCCGAGCTGGATGCGCGAGCCAACCGCCTGGCGCATTGGTTGCTTAGCGAGGGCTGCGGCCCGGGTGCGTTGCTGGGCGTACTGGCGCGCCGTGAGAATGCCTTCGCCGTGGCGGTCATGGCCATCTGGAAAATCAACGCCGCTTACGTGCCGCTGGATCCGGCCTACCCGCGCGAACGCTTGCAGCACATCTTGGGCGATGCCGGCATTGAGCTGATCGTCGGCCAGGGCCAACCGCCATTCGCATTGGAGGCTGGCGTGCGCTGGGTCGATCTGCAGGATGCCAGCCTGCAGGCGCAGCTGGACGGCATGTCACTGACCACCCCGGCGCTCGGCCACGATCCGCAGCAACTCGCCCAGGTGATTTACACCTCCGGCTCCAGCGGTTTGCCCAAGGGTGTGATGGTCGAGCAGGGTGGCCTGGTCAACCTGCTGCAGGATCATGCCAAGAGGCTGCAGCTGGGCTGCGAGGCACGTATGTTCAACTGCATGTCGCTGTCCTTTGATGCCGGCAATATGTGTGCGCTGCTGCCGCTGACCCAGGGTGCGAGCCTGGTCTGGGGCGACCCCGACGAAGGCCTGCTGGAGCAGCTCGAACGCAGTGCCAGCAGCCATATGATCTGCCCCACGGCCTTGCTCGCGACCCTGCCCGAGCGCGCGTTGCCGGCCTTGCAGGCGATAGGCTTCGGCGGTGAGGCCTGCCCGAGCGGGCTGATCGAACGCTGGGCCGGGCGCGTGCGTCTGATCAATATGTACGGGCCGACCGAGGCTACGGTAACTGCGCTGTGCAAGCATTTGCTGCCAGGCAGCAGTCTGACCATCGGTACGCCCATCGACGGTATGCAGGCGCTGATTCTTGATGAGCTGGGCAACCTCTGCCCGGTCGGCGTGCCGGGTGAACTGTGCCTGGCCGGCCTCGGCCTGGCGCGCGGCTATCTAAATCAGCCGGAGCGCACGGCGGCGGTGTTCCGCGAGCACTGTGTGGCTGGTGTGACGCTGCGTCTGTACCACAGTGGCGACCGTGCGCGGTTGTTAGGTAATGGTGACTATGAATACCTAGGGCGGCTGGATGAACAGATCAAACTGCGCGGCTACCGCATTGAACCGGGGGAGATCGAAACCCAGTTGAGCCTCAGCTGCCCGGCGTTGCAACAGGTCAAGGTACTGGTGCTACGCGATGGCCAGCGCCAGGCCTTGGTCGGCTACGCGGCGCTCAAGCCCGGTGCAGCTCGGCCTGCGGTCGAGGCGATCCTGCATGATGTGGCGCAGCGTCTGCCGGAATATATGGTGCCGAGTAGCCTGGTGCTGCTCGAACAGATGCCGCTGACGCCCAATGGCAAGCTCGACCTGCGCCAACTGCCGAAGATCGACCTGGCGGCCGGCGGCGAGCATACGCCGCCGGCCAACCCGCTTGAGGCCGAGATACTCGCCATATGGCAGGCCGTGCTGAATCAGCCGCTCGGTGTGCAGAGCGACTTCTTCCAGTTGGGCGGCGATTCGATTCTGAGTATCCAGCTGACCACGCGCCTGCGCGATGCCGGCTATCCCTGCTCGGTCAAGGAAGTGTTCGAGGCTAAGACCGTGCGCCGCCTGTGCCGGGTGCTGGGCAGCAAGCGCGAAGATATCGCGGTGCAGGCCGAGCAGGGCGTGCTTACCGGTGAGTTCCCACTGCAGCCGATTCAACGCTGGTTCTTCGAGCAGCCCCTGGCCACCCCGCAGCACTGGAACCAGGGCGTGCTGCTGCGCTTGCCCGAGAACGTTGGCGTATCGCAGTTGCGCAGCTATCTACAACAGCTGCTGCAGCATCACGATGCCTTGCGCCTGGCGGTAACGGAAAGTGGCCAGCGTTATCTAGAGAACCTGCCGTTGGGCTCACCCGCATTGCTGGACTACCGCGAGCTGGGCGAAACGGGTTTGCAATTAGCCTTAACCAAGTTGCAAAGCCACTTCGAGCCGATGTTGGGGCGTACGCTCTGCTGGGGGCTGGTGGAGAACCTGCCGCAGGGGCGCGGGCTGTTTATCGCCTGTCACCACCTGGTGGTCGATGCGGTGTCCTGGCGCATTCTTGCCGACGATTTGGCGCGCCTGCACCGTGGCGAAGCGCTGCCGGCCAAGACCAGCAGCTATCGCCAGTGGGGCCAGGGCTTGCTCGCCTATGTGCTGCAAGCCGGCGCGCAGCTGCGCTTCTGGCGCGAGCGCATGGCGGCTATGGATTACCGCATCGCGGACGACTGGGTCAGCGTCGAGCCGACCCAGGTGCACCTGCTCGAGTTGGAATCAGCGCTGACTCAGCAGCTTAGCCAGCACGCTACTCAGGTATTTGCCTGTGAGGTGCGCAGTCTGTTGCTGGCCGCCTTGACCCGCACGTTGAGCGAGATGGGCCTCGGCCAGCGTCAGTGGATTCTGCTGGAAGGCCATGGCCGCGAGGCGATTGACCCGAGCCTGGATGTCAGCCGCACCCTGGGCTGGTTTACCAGCATGTACCCGCTACAACTGGATGATCAGGCGGACTGGGGGCAGCTGATTGCGCAGTGCGCCGAACAGCTGCGCCAGGTGCCGGATAACGGCGTCGGCTATATGCCATTGCGCGCCAGCCTGGCGGAACCCAACCCCTTACCGCTGCCGCCCGTGGCGTTGAATTACCTGGGCAGTGCGCGCAGTGGCCAGGGCGACTGGCAGCCGTTGCCCATCGCACCGGGCCGGCCAAGTGCGGCGGACAATCGTTCGGCGGAGCTGGTCAGCCTGCACGGCGGGATTTTCGATGGTCGCCTGACCCTGCGGCAGATCGGCTGCCTGCGCGGCGATCTCAGCGAGCAACTGCTGCAGCGTCTGCGTCAGCAACTGAGTGAACTGGCCGAGCTGGCTGTGGAGGTGCCGGCATGA
- a CDS encoding amino acid adenylation domain-containing protein, with protein sequence MRRLGVAQQGLWHGYVLNEDRAMFNTAECIVFAGKIQAAQLMAALRQAVSECEALCGHFVVEGEQVWFNPAELPLSVAQVQIPAGIDAQAWVQQWGMAEIRQPFDLERELPCRFTLLHGTEVDFLYGCIHHIALDGYGSNLLYQRVAELYGAATRGEPAAPCEFGDYAAVLSEDAERESQGRTAAARDYWCEQLGALPEAVSFSERVAPISATFLRHSAAFPPSLWQALNQLAEANKIGWPDLLLAALSAQLRQVSGSAAQVLGLMVMNRMGSASFNVPCMQMNIAPLCLNLSDQANLLEAAQSIGKLRRSSRKHQHYRYESLRRDLARVGGEQRLFGPLINIMPFDRPQTFGDCPARTLSLSAGPVEDLTLEVHLGANGVPLLDYDANPACYSQAQVRALQEELFSLLAAWLQAPQQPRDQLLSAWSAQYRAQHLLSAPAAEQTAMAEVGCVLLAIRAQAERQPQHLALCQGERRLTYGELQAQAETIAAALSERGVQPGERVGVMLSRSPEAIVVQLGVLLAGAVYVPLDPEQPAERQRLICTTAQLALVVTEAAFRHRLADSYSGPIELAGVLHSTKRLCAPRQGEAAAYLMFTSGSTGTPKGVEISHRALDHFIQAARLRYGVDATDRMLQFAPFNFDASIEEVFVSLSAGATLVLRTDALLESISAFVEGLEQLAISVLDLPTAFWNEWVVALRAGLVQVPGGLKSVIIGGEAVYREQLTAWQRMAPPAIRLINTYGPTETTVVATTCDLQQLTADGDSLPIGQPLAGVTALVLGRGERPAEEGELVLCGAQLANGYLGSDSQAFASLLIGAQQTPVYRTGDRVRIEEGRLVYLGRLDNEFKISGYRIQPGEVESRLLALSGVDEACVQGLELGGGLRRLVAFISGPRDDVRGIRQELAKLLPAAMVPTDYRHYPVLPRTATNKLDRKRLQTEYLQGSREQALDDETQQRVRSIWQQILGVSAIQAADNFFELGGQSLQTIQIVNRLASEFGTAVKVSDVFDHPRLADFCHFLDSRVLQGEAQVEQVW encoded by the coding sequence ATGAGGCGCTTGGGAGTCGCCCAGCAGGGCCTGTGGCACGGCTATGTGCTGAATGAAGATCGCGCGATGTTCAACACTGCCGAATGCATCGTCTTCGCCGGCAAGATCCAAGCCGCGCAGCTGATGGCCGCGCTGCGCCAGGCGGTCAGCGAATGCGAAGCGCTCTGCGGGCATTTTGTGGTCGAGGGCGAGCAGGTGTGGTTCAACCCTGCCGAACTGCCGCTCAGCGTGGCGCAGGTGCAAATACCGGCCGGGATCGATGCCCAGGCCTGGGTGCAGCAGTGGGGCATGGCCGAGATTCGCCAGCCGTTCGATCTGGAACGCGAGCTGCCATGCCGCTTCACTCTGCTGCATGGCACAGAGGTGGATTTCCTCTACGGCTGCATTCACCACATAGCCCTCGATGGTTATGGCAGCAACCTGCTCTATCAGCGCGTTGCCGAGCTGTATGGCGCGGCAACGCGCGGTGAACCGGCCGCACCTTGCGAGTTTGGTGACTACGCCGCAGTACTGAGTGAGGATGCCGAGCGCGAAAGCCAGGGCCGTACGGCCGCAGCCCGCGACTACTGGTGTGAACAGCTGGGTGCGCTGCCTGAGGCCGTCAGCTTTAGTGAGCGCGTTGCGCCGATTTCGGCGACCTTCCTCCGTCATTCGGCAGCGTTTCCGCCGTCGCTGTGGCAGGCGCTGAATCAACTGGCCGAGGCCAATAAAATTGGCTGGCCAGACCTGCTTTTGGCCGCACTGTCGGCGCAGTTGCGCCAGGTCAGCGGCAGCGCCGCCCAGGTGCTCGGTCTGATGGTGATGAACCGTATGGGTTCGGCCTCCTTCAATGTGCCCTGCATGCAGATGAACATCGCCCCGCTGTGTCTCAACCTGAGCGATCAGGCCAATCTGCTCGAAGCCGCACAGAGCATCGGCAAGCTGCGCCGCAGCAGTCGCAAGCATCAGCATTACCGTTACGAGTCACTGCGCCGCGACCTCGCTCGGGTCGGTGGCGAGCAACGCCTGTTCGGCCCGCTGATCAATATCATGCCGTTCGACCGGCCGCAGACCTTCGGTGACTGTCCGGCGCGCACCTTGAGCCTGAGTGCCGGCCCGGTGGAAGACCTGACCCTGGAAGTGCATCTGGGTGCTAACGGTGTGCCGCTGCTGGATTACGACGCCAACCCGGCGTGCTACAGCCAGGCGCAGGTGCGCGCGCTGCAGGAGGAGTTGTTCAGTCTGCTGGCCGCCTGGTTGCAGGCCCCGCAACAGCCGCGTGATCAGTTGCTGAGCGCCTGGAGCGCGCAGTACCGCGCGCAGCATCTGCTTAGCGCACCGGCCGCCGAGCAGACCGCCATGGCCGAGGTCGGCTGCGTGCTGCTGGCCATTCGCGCCCAGGCCGAACGGCAGCCGCAGCACCTGGCGCTGTGCCAGGGCGAGCGCAGGCTTACCTACGGCGAATTGCAGGCGCAGGCCGAAACCATCGCCGCCGCCTTGAGCGAGCGTGGCGTACAGCCGGGTGAGCGGGTCGGGGTGATGCTCAGCCGCAGCCCCGAGGCGATTGTCGTGCAACTCGGCGTGTTGCTGGCGGGGGCGGTGTATGTGCCGCTCGACCCGGAGCAGCCCGCTGAACGTCAGCGCCTGATCTGCACCACCGCGCAGCTGGCCCTGGTGGTCACCGAGGCGGCGTTCCGCCATCGCCTGGCCGATAGCTACAGTGGTCCGATCGAACTGGCTGGCGTGCTGCACAGCACCAAGCGCCTCTGCGCGCCACGTCAGGGCGAGGCGGCGGCCTACCTGATGTTCACCTCCGGCTCTACCGGTACGCCCAAGGGTGTGGAGATCAGCCACCGCGCGCTGGACCACTTTATCCAGGCGGCGCGTCTGCGTTATGGCGTGGATGCCACCGATCGCATGCTGCAGTTCGCCCCGTTCAACTTCGACGCCAGCATCGAGGAGGTATTTGTCAGTCTCAGCGCCGGCGCGACGCTGGTGCTGCGCACCGATGCGCTGCTGGAGTCGATCAGCGCCTTTGTCGAGGGTCTCGAGCAACTGGCAATCAGCGTGCTAGACCTGCCGACCGCCTTCTGGAACGAGTGGGTGGTGGCCCTGCGCGCCGGCCTGGTGCAGGTGCCGGGTGGGTTGAAGAGTGTGATCATCGGCGGCGAGGCGGTGTACCGCGAACAACTGACGGCCTGGCAGCGTATGGCCCCGCCAGCGATTCGCCTGATCAACACCTATGGCCCGACCGAAACTACGGTGGTAGCGACTACTTGCGATCTGCAGCAGCTGACAGCGGATGGCGACAGCTTGCCGATTGGTCAGCCGCTGGCTGGCGTCACGGCGCTGGTGCTCGGCCGTGGCGAACGTCCGGCCGAGGAGGGCGAGCTCGTGCTGTGCGGTGCGCAGTTAGCCAACGGCTACCTGGGCAGCGATTCGCAGGCCTTTGCCAGCTTGCTGATCGGCGCGCAGCAGACGCCGGTCTACCGCACTGGTGATCGGGTGCGGATAGAGGAAGGCCGCCTGGTTTACCTCGGCCGCCTGGACAATGAATTCAAGATCAGCGGCTATCGCATCCAGCCCGGCGAAGTCGAGTCGCGTCTGCTGGCTTTGAGCGGGGTCGATGAGGCCTGCGTGCAGGGTCTGGAACTAGGCGGCGGGTTGCGCCGGTTGGTGGCCTTTATCAGTGGTCCGCGCGATGACGTACGTGGTATCCGCCAGGAGCTCGCCAAGCTGCTGCCGGCGGCCATGGTGCCGACCGATTACCGGCACTACCCGGTGTTGCCGCGCACCGCCACTAACAAGCTCGACCGCAAACGCCTGCAAACGGAGTACCTGCAAGGCTCGCGCGAGCAGGCGCTGGACGATGAGACCCAGCAACGGGTGCGCAGCATCTGGCAGCAGATTCTCGGCGTCAGCGCGATTCAGGCCGCTGACAACTTTTTCGAGCTGGGCGGGCAGTCGCTGCAGACCATCCAGATCGTCAATCGCCTGGCCAGTGAGTTCGGTACGGCGGTGAAGGTCTCCGATGTTTTCGATCACCCGCGTCTGGCGGACTTCTGCCACTTTCTCGACAGCCGCGTGCTGCAGGGTGAAGCGCAGGTGGAACAGGTTTGGTAA
- a CDS encoding isochorismatase family protein: MAIPALQPYSIPSEWTPNKVKWTLDPARAVLLIHDMQAYFADFWEADSTFVQALVERLAAVRAQCKLLGIPVVYTAQPGAQSDAERALLNDMWGPGITQHPERQAIIAGLAPEPDDTVLVKWRYSAFQRSPLEHMLKELGRDQLIIGGIYAHIGCLMTACDAFMRDIQPFLLADGVADFNQADHQMALNYVATRCGQVIRCADVLSLGRTAAPALTRAALQARLLSLLDELDEPFDPDENLLDYGLDSIQVMALLSEWRAQGLELSFTDLAKTPTLNGWWSLIEQHGGAA; this comes from the coding sequence ATGGCTATCCCGGCTCTGCAGCCCTACAGCATCCCCAGCGAATGGACGCCTAACAAGGTCAAGTGGACGCTTGATCCGGCCCGCGCGGTATTGTTGATTCACGATATGCAGGCGTATTTCGCCGACTTCTGGGAGGCCGACAGCACCTTCGTTCAGGCCTTGGTCGAGCGGCTGGCAGCGGTGCGTGCGCAATGCAAGCTGCTGGGTATTCCGGTGGTTTACACCGCCCAGCCCGGCGCGCAAAGCGACGCCGAACGGGCCCTGCTCAACGATATGTGGGGGCCGGGCATTACCCAGCACCCCGAGCGTCAGGCGATCATCGCCGGGCTGGCCCCGGAGCCTGACGACACGGTACTGGTGAAGTGGCGCTACAGCGCCTTTCAGCGTTCGCCGCTGGAGCACATGCTCAAGGAACTGGGGCGCGACCAGCTGATCATCGGCGGCATCTACGCCCATATCGGCTGTCTGATGACCGCCTGCGACGCCTTTATGCGCGACATCCAGCCGTTCCTGCTGGCCGATGGCGTGGCCGACTTTAACCAGGCCGACCACCAGATGGCGTTGAATTATGTGGCGACCCGCTGCGGCCAGGTGATTCGTTGCGCCGATGTGCTGAGCCTGGGCCGCACCGCCGCACCGGCATTGACCCGCGCCGCCTTGCAGGCACGCCTGCTGAGCCTGTTGGATGAACTGGACGAACCCTTCGACCCCGACGAGAACCTGCTCGACTACGGCCTCGACTCGATTCAGGTGATGGCGCTGCTCAGTGAGTGGCGTGCGCAGGGGCTGGAACTGAGTTTCACCGATCTGGCCAAGACGCCGACGCTGAACGGCTGGTGGAGCCTGATCGAACAGCATGGCGGTGCCGCATGA
- the dhbA gene encoding 2,3-dihydro-2,3-dihydroxybenzoate dehydrogenase: MNRQMDFSGQTIWVTGAGQGIGRSVAEGFAQLGGQVIGFDLSFPEQNYGFTRYVLDIGDAQAVQQACHELLGAHGVIDVLASVAGVLRLAPIEALALEDWDACLRVNVSGPFYLLRQLMPRFKAWRRGAVVAVSSNAAHVPRMQMAAYSASKAALSSLIRTAGLELAAHGVRCNLVSPGSTDTPMQRGMWHSPDAAARTIAGFPEQFKLGIPLQKIATPEEIASVVLFLASNLASHITLQDIVVDGGASLTD, from the coding sequence ATGAACAGACAAATGGACTTCAGCGGTCAGACCATCTGGGTCACCGGTGCCGGCCAGGGCATTGGCCGCAGCGTGGCGGAGGGGTTTGCCCAGTTGGGTGGGCAGGTGATCGGCTTCGATTTGAGCTTCCCCGAGCAAAATTACGGCTTTACCCGCTATGTGCTGGATATTGGCGATGCTCAGGCAGTGCAGCAGGCCTGCCACGAGTTGCTGGGTGCCCACGGGGTGATCGATGTGCTGGCCAGTGTCGCCGGCGTGCTGCGTCTGGCGCCGATCGAGGCGCTGGCACTGGAGGACTGGGATGCCTGCTTACGGGTAAATGTCTCCGGGCCGTTCTACCTGCTGCGTCAGCTGATGCCACGCTTCAAGGCCTGGCGGCGTGGCGCAGTTGTGGCTGTGAGCAGTAACGCGGCGCATGTGCCACGCATGCAGATGGCTGCCTACAGCGCGTCCAAGGCGGCGCTTAGCAGCCTGATCCGCACCGCCGGCCTCGAGTTGGCGGCCCATGGCGTGCGCTGCAACCTGGTGTCACCGGGTTCTACTGACACACCGATGCAGCGCGGCATGTGGCACAGCCCCGATGCAGCGGCGCGCACCATCGCCGGCTTTCCCGAGCAGTTCAAGCTGGGCATCCCGCTGCAGAAGATCGCCACCCCGGAAGAGATCGCCAGCGTCGTGCTGTTCCTAGCATCGAACCTGGCCAGCCACATCACTCTGCAAGACATAGTGGTCGACGGCGGCGCAAGCCTGACCGACTGA
- a CDS encoding (2,3-dihydroxybenzoyl)adenylate synthase: MSLVPFTPWPAEFAARYRQAGYWRGEPLTQLLEAQVQAQPEAIALICGERQLSYADVDAQAAHLAQRLANQGFAPGDRALVQLGNQAEFYIVFFALLKVGVAPVNALFSHSRLELLAYAGQVRPRLFIGSRQHPLFADDRFFDELQAAIPELDTLLLDGDADPVRSLSAWLQPAAVLRAYAPTPADQVAFFQLSGGSTGTPKLIPRTHDDYAYSVRRSVEICAFDRHTRYLCALPAAHNFALSSPGALGVLHAGGCVVLAVDPGPATCFPLIARHQVNVSALVPPALSLWLQAAAEQRAELASLQLLQVGGARLPEAQAQRIGSELGCRLQQVFGMAEGLVNYTRLDDDEAHVYGTQGCPMSPADEVRVLDRAGNPVAVGEIGALLTRGPYTIRGYFQSPEHNAQAFDAEGFYRSGDLVRLRADGYLEVVGRIKDQINRGGEKIAAEEVENLLMAHPAITHAALVAMPDTALGEKSCAFVVSRDPALKSIALRKFLRGLGLADYKLPDRFEHLDRLPMTAVGKVDKTRLRQRIAAHLAPTELAPTE, encoded by the coding sequence ATGAGTTTGGTGCCGTTCACGCCCTGGCCGGCGGAATTTGCCGCGCGCTATCGCCAGGCCGGTTACTGGCGCGGTGAGCCGCTGACGCAACTGCTCGAGGCCCAGGTGCAGGCGCAACCCGAGGCGATTGCACTGATCTGTGGCGAACGCCAGCTGAGCTATGCCGACGTGGATGCGCAGGCCGCTCATCTGGCTCAGCGCCTGGCCAATCAGGGCTTTGCTCCGGGTGATCGGGCGTTGGTCCAGCTGGGTAATCAGGCTGAGTTCTATATCGTCTTCTTCGCCCTGCTCAAGGTGGGTGTTGCGCCGGTCAACGCGCTGTTCAGCCATAGCCGCCTGGAACTACTGGCCTACGCCGGACAGGTGCGCCCGCGGCTGTTTATCGGCAGTCGCCAGCATCCGCTGTTTGCCGATGACCGTTTTTTCGATGAATTACAGGCCGCAATTCCTGAACTCGATACCCTGCTGCTCGATGGCGATGCCGACCCTGTGCGGTCGCTGAGCGCCTGGTTGCAGCCGGCTGCAGTGCTGCGCGCCTATGCGCCGACGCCAGCCGATCAGGTGGCGTTCTTCCAGCTTTCTGGTGGCAGCACCGGCACGCCGAAGCTGATTCCGCGTACCCATGACGACTACGCCTACAGCGTGCGCCGCAGCGTGGAAATCTGCGCGTTCGACCGCCACACCCGCTATCTCTGCGCGCTACCAGCGGCGCACAACTTTGCCTTGAGTTCGCCTGGCGCGCTGGGGGTATTGCATGCCGGCGGCTGCGTGGTGCTGGCGGTCGATCCGGGGCCGGCGACCTGCTTCCCGCTGATCGCTCGTCATCAGGTAAATGTCAGCGCCCTGGTGCCGCCGGCACTGTCGCTGTGGCTACAGGCTGCCGCCGAGCAACGGGCCGAATTGGCCAGCCTGCAACTGTTGCAGGTCGGCGGCGCGCGCTTGCCTGAGGCGCAGGCACAGCGAATCGGCAGCGAACTGGGTTGTCGCCTGCAGCAGGTGTTCGGCATGGCCGAGGGCCTGGTCAATTACACCCGTCTCGATGATGACGAGGCGCACGTCTATGGCACTCAGGGTTGTCCGATGAGCCCTGCCGATGAAGTGCGCGTGCTCGACCGCGCCGGCAACCCGGTGGCGGTCGGTGAGATCGGTGCGCTGCTGACCCGTGGACCGTACACCATTCGCGGTTATTTTCAGAGCCCCGAACACAACGCCCAGGCCTTCGATGCCGAGGGTTTCTACCGCTCCGGCGATCTAGTGCGGCTGCGCGCCGATGGCTACCTGGAGGTGGTCGGGCGGATCAAGGACCAGATCAATCGCGGTGGCGAGAAGATCGCCGCCGAGGAAGTGGAAAACCTGCTGATGGCGCACCCGGCAATCACCCATGCGGCGCTGGTGGCGATGCCCGACACGGCGCTGGGCGAGAAAAGCTGCGCCTTCGTGGTCAGCCGTGACCCGGCGCTCAAGAGCATCGCCTTGCGCAAGTTTCTGCGTGGCCTGGGCTTGGCCGACTACAAGTTGCCCGACCGTTTCGAACACCTCGACAGGCTGCCCATGACCGCCGTCGGCAAGGTCGACAAGACCCGTCTGCGTCAGCGTATTGCGGCGCATCTTGCTCCCACTGAATTAGCTCCTACTGAATAA